One part of the Thermococcus litoralis DSM 5473 genome encodes these proteins:
- the rad50 gene encoding DNA double-strand break repair ATPase Rad50, translated as MMIEKIIVRDFRSHEFTKVTFAPGINLIIGQNGSGKSSLLDAILVGLYWPMKPKDLKKEDILRVNGKSTEITIFFEKDNVKYQLHRNITKGIAFVKYQEGQGWHYATEASQQSVRRWMEKMIPYDVFVNAIYIRQGEIDAILESDESREKVVRKVLGLDKYENAYNNLLEVRKTIDSKISAIEEYLTAMKNIDEMIEETRKSLSEAIKQINELTPKIPKLRAEAERIEKRLSELDELLEQLNKAKEEKNEIEKDLEGVKTRISSLIKSTNERKEKINELKKKFEKLEKIKPQAERYMELEKFQREYSEIKSRIEKELKGYEGKLSQIEERVKELVQKEEELKELEEKIEEIAERLETLKQHAEQYEDAMRIKKTVEDLRKRLSLSEEKIKALKDEIEEAKRRREEIRERLEKIGEEKGKLRSLSGEKDKAISELMKAKGRCPVCGAELTDEHREELIKSYKIEIKKYMERMKELEKEEKELRAELLGIEKTLKKESTVIATEEILKQIKENEEKLAQFNLRELEKDAKEYEKLSKEKNQLEGKLKSILEELKKKPVLEKTKRNIREKIENAKKELQKYDKKLKELGFENEEDLGAELEKLRPLYEEYLGLLKVKDELEKEEKRLGKEEEELKDLEKQRKRLEEQLSMLKERITELEKKYNKEEHERLRKEYIQAREALTKAETELENLEKRKEELSKNLENLQKERDNVKSKKKELEELRKAKERVQELREKVRRFKNLLKEDALAKVGEYASEIFEELTEEKYSGISVKAKENKVVLGVIYDGKERELSFLSGGERIALGLAFRLALSLYLAGEIPLLIMDEPTPYLDEERRRRLVDIMERYLRKIPQVIIVSHDEELKDAADRVVRVRLENGVSRVEEVEVG; from the coding sequence ATGATGATTGAAAAGATAATTGTGAGGGATTTCCGCTCACACGAGTTCACAAAGGTAACGTTTGCACCCGGGATAAATCTTATAATAGGGCAAAACGGCTCCGGAAAAAGCTCCCTTCTCGATGCGATACTTGTAGGCCTTTATTGGCCCATGAAGCCCAAGGATCTTAAAAAGGAGGATATCCTCAGGGTAAATGGGAAAAGCACTGAGATAACGATATTTTTTGAGAAAGACAATGTGAAATACCAGCTCCACAGGAACATAACCAAGGGCATAGCTTTTGTTAAGTATCAAGAAGGTCAGGGATGGCACTATGCAACTGAAGCAAGCCAGCAGTCCGTGAGGAGATGGATGGAAAAAATGATTCCCTACGATGTATTTGTGAACGCGATATACATAAGACAGGGAGAAATTGACGCGATCTTGGAGAGCGATGAAAGCAGAGAAAAGGTCGTTAGAAAGGTTTTAGGTCTGGATAAATATGAAAACGCCTATAACAACCTTCTTGAAGTTAGAAAAACCATAGACTCGAAAATCAGCGCAATTGAAGAATACCTCACAGCAATGAAGAACATAGACGAGATGATAGAAGAAACTCGAAAAAGCCTAAGCGAAGCTATAAAGCAAATAAACGAGCTTACACCAAAGATTCCAAAGCTGAGGGCGGAAGCTGAAAGAATAGAAAAGAGGCTTTCTGAACTTGACGAGCTGTTGGAACAGCTTAACAAAGCGAAAGAAGAAAAGAATGAAATTGAAAAGGATCTCGAAGGAGTAAAGACAAGGATAAGCTCCTTAATCAAGTCAACAAATGAAAGGAAAGAGAAGATAAATGAACTGAAAAAGAAATTTGAAAAGCTTGAAAAAATCAAGCCTCAAGCTGAGAGATACATGGAACTCGAAAAGTTCCAGCGGGAATACAGTGAAATAAAATCAAGGATCGAAAAAGAGCTTAAAGGCTACGAAGGAAAGCTTTCCCAAATAGAAGAAAGAGTCAAAGAGCTAGTGCAGAAGGAAGAAGAGCTAAAAGAGCTAGAAGAAAAAATAGAAGAAATAGCAGAAAGGCTTGAAACTCTAAAGCAACATGCAGAGCAGTATGAAGATGCCATGAGAATCAAGAAAACAGTGGAGGATTTAAGGAAGAGATTATCTCTCAGCGAAGAGAAAATTAAAGCCCTCAAAGACGAAATAGAAGAGGCAAAAAGGAGAAGAGAGGAAATCCGCGAGAGACTTGAGAAAATTGGAGAAGAAAAAGGAAAGCTCAGGAGCCTCTCCGGAGAGAAAGACAAGGCAATATCAGAGCTCATGAAGGCTAAAGGAAGGTGTCCCGTTTGCGGTGCCGAGCTTACAGACGAACACAGAGAAGAACTCATTAAAAGCTACAAAATAGAGATTAAAAAATACATGGAAAGGATGAAAGAGCTAGAAAAAGAGGAGAAGGAACTTAGGGCAGAGCTCCTGGGAATTGAAAAGACTTTGAAAAAGGAAAGCACTGTAATAGCAACCGAAGAGATATTGAAACAAATAAAAGAAAATGAGGAAAAACTAGCGCAGTTTAACCTAAGAGAACTAGAAAAAGATGCCAAAGAATACGAAAAGCTCTCGAAAGAGAAGAACCAGCTTGAGGGCAAACTTAAGAGCATCTTAGAAGAACTCAAAAAGAAGCCAGTGCTAGAAAAAACGAAGAGAAACATAAGAGAGAAAATAGAAAACGCTAAAAAGGAGCTTCAGAAATACGATAAGAAACTCAAAGAACTCGGCTTTGAAAACGAAGAAGACCTCGGGGCAGAGCTCGAAAAGTTGAGACCCCTCTATGAAGAATACCTAGGCCTTTTAAAGGTCAAAGATGAGCTTGAGAAAGAGGAAAAACGCCTCGGCAAAGAGGAAGAAGAGCTAAAAGATTTGGAAAAGCAAAGGAAAAGGCTCGAAGAGCAGCTATCTATGTTAAAGGAGAGAATTACAGAACTCGAGAAAAAGTACAACAAAGAAGAGCACGAAAGGCTTAGAAAAGAATACATCCAGGCTAGAGAAGCCCTAACGAAGGCAGAAACCGAGCTTGAAAACCTCGAAAAAAGAAAAGAAGAGTTGAGCAAAAACCTAGAGAACCTACAGAAAGAAAGGGATAACGTCAAGAGCAAGAAAAAAGAACTGGAAGAGCTGAGGAAAGCTAAGGAAAGAGTTCAAGAACTCAGAGAAAAGGTTAGAAGGTTTAAGAACCTCCTCAAGGAGGATGCCCTTGCAAAAGTTGGTGAATATGCAAGTGAAATATTCGAAGAGCTCACTGAGGAGAAATACTCCGGAATAAGTGTGAAGGCAAAGGAAAACAAGGTTGTTCTTGGGGTTATATACGATGGAAAGGAGAGGGAGCTCTCATTCTTGAGCGGCGGTGAGAGAATAGCCCTCGGTCTGGCGTTTAGATTAGCCTTATCCCTCTACCTTGCGGGAGAGATTCCCCTCCTCATAATGGACGAGCCGACACCTTATCTCGACGAGGAGAGGAGAAGAAGACTCGTGGACATCATGGAGCGCTATCTGAGAAAAATCCCGCAGGTAATAATAGTTTCGCACGACGAGGAGCTCAAGGATGCCGCAGATAGAGTGGTGAGAGTCAGGCTTGAAAACGGCGTTTCGAGAGTAGAAGAAGTAGAGGTGGGATGA
- the mre11 gene encoding DNA double-strand break repair protein Mre11, with amino-acid sequence MTFKFAHIADVHLGFEQYRLPYRAEEFRVTFETAIKKAVEEKVDFILIAGDLFHRSNPSPQTIKEAIDILSIPKEEGIPVFAIEGNHDRTQKRISAYNLLESLGLMYVLGFSEEKKENTYQTTEKVNGKLIVKGVFEKGNKSLEIYGMKFMSAAWFERNKLSEYFKPSGDAVLMLHQGIKEMMDSLKLETQRDYFEITLEDLPEGFLYYAMGHIHKRWQTNKGLGVVAYPGSLERWDFGDYEMRYRWNGNAFIPQTGEDKGFLIVEDFKPRFVKLDVRPFYDVKIKADESVVKTELKKLSTKIPKEAFLRVDIEWERPFDVSFLHEIFKVEYLHIRTKFKRPSIGKGKETNLKGFFTPLELKILELVGEKDFEDFEEVIELLLKGSAPEKEATPKKEERKEEVKEEIKEEKPNLEAEKKIKKIKEPPKKKSDLLSWLKG; translated from the coding sequence ATGACCTTTAAGTTTGCTCATATTGCAGATGTGCATCTTGGGTTTGAGCAGTACAGACTGCCCTACAGAGCCGAGGAGTTTAGAGTAACCTTTGAGACTGCAATAAAAAAGGCAGTCGAGGAAAAAGTGGATTTTATACTTATTGCGGGAGACCTCTTCCACCGCAGCAACCCAAGCCCCCAAACAATAAAAGAAGCCATAGACATCCTTTCAATCCCAAAAGAAGAAGGAATTCCGGTTTTTGCAATTGAGGGAAACCACGACAGAACCCAAAAGAGGATTTCCGCCTACAATCTTCTAGAATCCCTAGGATTAATGTATGTCCTCGGTTTCAGCGAGGAGAAAAAAGAAAACACGTATCAAACCACAGAAAAAGTCAATGGAAAGCTAATCGTCAAAGGGGTCTTCGAAAAAGGGAACAAAAGCCTTGAGATCTACGGCATGAAGTTCATGAGTGCTGCGTGGTTTGAGAGAAACAAGCTAAGTGAGTACTTTAAGCCAAGTGGAGACGCTGTGCTTATGCTCCACCAGGGGATAAAGGAGATGATGGACAGTCTAAAACTGGAAACGCAGAGAGATTACTTCGAGATAACCCTCGAAGACCTGCCGGAGGGCTTTCTTTACTACGCAATGGGGCACATACACAAAAGGTGGCAAACCAACAAAGGCCTGGGTGTGGTTGCTTATCCCGGTTCATTAGAGAGGTGGGACTTCGGGGACTACGAAATGAGATACAGGTGGAACGGGAACGCTTTTATTCCTCAAACTGGAGAGGACAAGGGCTTTTTGATAGTTGAAGATTTTAAACCAAGGTTTGTGAAGCTTGACGTTAGACCCTTCTACGATGTTAAGATTAAAGCTGACGAGAGTGTTGTAAAAACGGAGCTTAAAAAGCTGAGCACAAAAATCCCGAAAGAGGCTTTTTTGAGGGTGGACATTGAGTGGGAGAGACCTTTTGACGTGTCTTTTCTCCACGAAATCTTCAAAGTTGAATACCTCCACATAAGAACGAAGTTCAAAAGGCCTTCCATAGGGAAAGGGAAAGAGACAAACCTAAAAGGGTTCTTCACCCCTCTGGAACTCAAGATACTCGAACTTGTTGGCGAGAAAGATTTTGAAGATTTTGAAGAGGTCATAGAGCTCCTCCTAAAAGGTTCCGCTCCAGAGAAAGAAGCTACACCCAAAAAGGAAGAGAGAAAAGAAGAAGTCAAAGAGGAGATAAAAGAAGAAAAACCCAATTTAGAAGCCGAGAAGAAAATCAAGAAGATAAAAGAGCCACCAAAGAAGAAATCGGATTTATTATCTTGGCTGAAAGGGTGA
- the herA gene encoding DNA double-strand break repair helicase HerA, translating to MRIAEDAVGIVKGEASVIGYDFSAHPDVNLQFGEFVVAQNRNGEWVIGTIRRLQNINWLLISGKSTYQSLQLDLEQYGESIEDNEEVIASVRVLGKLSFNGENVEVLPNRVPIPNGRTVYRLSDEVLKAIYNPGEGYIEVGTLLLRESVPIYLNADELVSRHFAVLAVTGAGKSNTVAVMISQIVEKLRGTVVVLDPHGDYVKLKLPNTGKKYVKIIEAKIRPEEMDSEELADLIEVAKNATIQREFLAKAWETIKYENPNLGGRELIEKLMETINDWIRNKEAKYWDEGKKDYFTEELKSDRVETLRGVVLRLRRFLRNYGGLLTSEDLISQIEPGKANVIDLGPLDEGQMKVVVGKLLQGIFEARVDYEKARKTLERIEEDLRESRAAKTSKLEEEIEELKKLMKSIERKSKALAEPILMVVEEAHIFAPQGEHNDAVRVLSRIAREGRKFGVGLGIVSQRPNKLNEDVLSQTNTKIILKIVNPKDQDYVLKASEQLSNDLLADIASLGKGEAVIVGQAIALPALVKIYNFKERGGDYGGEDIGIVSRWRKRAEEEKREEEIQQAYEDEGIEYDL from the coding sequence ATGAGGATAGCGGAAGATGCCGTCGGGATAGTCAAAGGTGAGGCAAGTGTCATAGGGTATGATTTTTCCGCTCACCCCGATGTGAATTTACAGTTTGGGGAGTTTGTCGTTGCCCAGAACAGAAACGGGGAATGGGTTATTGGTACAATCAGAAGACTTCAAAACATAAATTGGCTTCTCATAAGTGGAAAAAGCACGTATCAGTCCCTTCAGCTTGATTTAGAGCAATACGGAGAGAGCATTGAGGACAACGAGGAAGTAATCGCAAGTGTAAGGGTTCTAGGCAAGCTCAGCTTTAACGGCGAGAATGTTGAAGTTCTACCAAATAGAGTCCCAATTCCTAATGGAAGGACTGTTTACAGGTTAAGCGATGAGGTTCTCAAGGCAATATACAACCCCGGAGAGGGGTACATAGAGGTTGGGACACTTCTTCTAAGAGAGAGCGTGCCAATTTATTTAAACGCTGACGAACTTGTATCGAGACATTTTGCCGTTTTGGCAGTTACCGGAGCAGGCAAGTCAAACACCGTTGCAGTAATGATAAGCCAAATCGTCGAAAAGCTCAGGGGAACGGTGGTCGTCCTAGACCCCCATGGAGACTACGTAAAGCTAAAGCTCCCCAACACAGGGAAAAAGTATGTCAAAATAATAGAGGCCAAAATAAGACCTGAGGAAATGGATAGCGAGGAGCTGGCAGACCTAATAGAGGTCGCAAAAAATGCCACCATACAGAGAGAGTTTCTAGCTAAAGCTTGGGAAACGATCAAATACGAAAACCCAAATTTGGGCGGAAGAGAGCTCATTGAAAAGCTCATGGAGACAATAAACGACTGGATCAGAAATAAAGAAGCGAAGTACTGGGATGAAGGGAAGAAGGACTATTTCACGGAGGAACTCAAATCGGATAGAGTGGAGACACTAAGGGGAGTTGTTTTAAGACTTAGGAGATTTTTGAGGAATTATGGAGGCTTATTAACTAGTGAGGACTTAATATCTCAAATTGAACCGGGAAAGGCGAATGTTATCGACCTCGGACCCTTAGATGAGGGTCAAATGAAAGTCGTTGTCGGAAAACTGCTCCAGGGAATATTTGAGGCAAGGGTAGACTATGAAAAAGCCAGAAAGACTCTTGAACGCATAGAAGAAGATCTAAGAGAAAGCAGAGCGGCGAAAACATCAAAACTTGAAGAAGAAATCGAAGAGCTCAAGAAACTTATGAAGAGCATCGAAAGGAAAAGTAAAGCACTTGCCGAGCCAATACTCATGGTAGTGGAGGAGGCACATATATTTGCCCCGCAAGGGGAACACAATGATGCCGTGAGGGTTTTGAGCAGAATTGCTAGGGAAGGAAGAAAGTTTGGAGTTGGGCTTGGAATAGTGTCCCAAAGACCAAACAAACTTAATGAAGACGTCTTAAGCCAGACAAACACCAAGATAATCTTAAAGATCGTAAATCCGAAAGACCAGGACTACGTTCTAAAGGCAAGTGAACAGTTGAGCAATGATTTACTAGCCGATATAGCATCTCTTGGAAAAGGAGAGGCAGTTATAGTTGGCCAAGCAATAGCCCTTCCAGCGCTGGTTAAGATTTACAACTTCAAAGAAAGGGGCGGTGATTATGGAGGAGAGGACATAGGGATTGTATCAAGGTGGCGTAAAAGAGCAGAAGAAGAGAAGAGAGAGGAAGAAATTCAGCAGGCTTATGAGGATGAGGGGATAGAATATGACCTTTAA
- the tgtA gene encoding tRNA guanosine(15) transglycosylase TgtA produces the protein MNFKFEIKARDAAGRIGKIEVNGKKLETPAIMPVVNPKQLIVTPKELKEMGFDIIITNSYIIYKDEELREKALEKGIHGLLDYDGIVEVDSGSFQLMRYGGVEVTNREIIEFQHKIGVDIGTFLDVPTIPDAPREKAEEDLKITLERAKEAESIKSIPMNATVQGSTYLDLRTYAARKLSEMDFEIHPIGAVVPLMEGYRYRDLVDVVIASKIGLRPDRPVHLFGAGHPMVFALAVAMGVDLFDSASYALYAKDDRYMTPEGTKRLEELEYFPCSCPVCSRYTPQELREMSKEERTRLLALHNLWVIREELNRVKQAIKEGTLWQLVDDRSRSHPKMFAAYKRLLEYKDYLEENEPITKASAFFKVSEEIMRTPVVLRAKQRAERIKGKFPETISHPIFGEIPKYLSLTFPFAQSEGEEDFTIEKPSKEEAKLYVQAVAEYQFGEGASEAFKDIFVELSRKTGMPRQIKARGKHIATFRAEDGLLTLGIEGARRLHKVLPYPRMRVVVNEDAEPFARRGKNVFAKFVIDADESIRPYDEVLVVNKNDELLATGQSLLNGKELKIFQQGLAVKVRRGVG, from the coding sequence ATGAACTTCAAATTTGAGATAAAAGCGCGAGATGCTGCGGGAAGAATAGGAAAAATTGAAGTTAACGGGAAAAAGCTCGAAACTCCAGCTATCATGCCCGTAGTTAACCCTAAGCAGCTCATAGTGACCCCTAAAGAGCTCAAAGAAATGGGCTTTGACATTATAATCACAAACTCCTACATAATCTACAAAGACGAAGAACTTAGAGAGAAGGCACTTGAAAAAGGCATTCATGGACTTTTGGATTACGATGGCATAGTGGAAGTCGATTCCGGAAGCTTTCAGCTTATGAGATATGGTGGAGTAGAGGTTACCAACAGAGAGATTATAGAGTTCCAGCACAAGATAGGCGTTGACATAGGGACGTTTCTTGACGTCCCAACAATTCCAGATGCCCCAAGGGAGAAAGCTGAAGAGGACCTTAAGATAACACTCGAAAGGGCAAAAGAGGCTGAGAGCATAAAGAGCATACCCATGAATGCCACCGTTCAGGGCTCAACGTATCTCGACTTGAGAACCTATGCCGCTAGAAAATTAAGCGAAATGGACTTTGAGATTCATCCGATTGGTGCCGTGGTACCTTTAATGGAGGGCTACCGCTATAGGGACTTGGTTGATGTTGTAATAGCGTCAAAAATTGGGCTAAGACCGGATAGACCTGTTCACCTCTTCGGCGCTGGGCATCCAATGGTATTTGCTCTGGCAGTTGCGATGGGAGTTGACCTCTTTGATTCGGCAAGCTACGCCCTTTACGCTAAAGACGACCGGTACATGACGCCTGAAGGAACCAAGAGGCTTGAAGAGCTTGAGTATTTCCCATGCTCATGCCCTGTCTGTTCTCGCTATACACCGCAAGAGCTGCGCGAGATGTCAAAGGAAGAGAGAACGAGGCTTTTAGCCCTTCACAACCTGTGGGTTATTAGAGAGGAGCTAAACAGAGTGAAGCAGGCAATAAAAGAGGGAACCCTCTGGCAGCTAGTTGATGATCGCTCAAGGTCTCACCCAAAAATGTTTGCGGCTTACAAAAGACTGCTTGAATACAAGGACTACCTCGAGGAGAACGAGCCGATAACAAAAGCCTCTGCCTTTTTCAAGGTTAGTGAAGAGATTATGAGAACTCCCGTAGTTTTGAGAGCAAAGCAAAGAGCTGAAAGGATAAAAGGGAAGTTCCCGGAGACAATCAGCCATCCCATTTTTGGCGAAATTCCCAAATACCTGAGCTTAACTTTCCCGTTTGCCCAGAGCGAGGGGGAAGAGGACTTCACAATAGAGAAGCCCTCAAAGGAGGAAGCGAAGCTTTACGTTCAGGCTGTTGCTGAGTATCAATTTGGCGAAGGAGCGAGTGAAGCTTTTAAAGATATTTTTGTCGAGCTCTCAAGAAAGACCGGAATGCCAAGACAGATAAAAGCTAGGGGCAAGCACATAGCAACTTTTAGAGCGGAAGACGGTCTTTTGACCCTTGGAATTGAAGGAGCAAGAAGACTGCACAAGGTTCTCCCCTATCCGCGGATGAGAGTTGTTGTTAATGAAGACGCGGAGCCCTTTGCAAGAAGAGGAAAGAACGTCTTTGCGAAGTTTGTGATTGATGCAGATGAGTCTATACGGCCATACGACGAAGTTCTTGTGGTGAATAAGAACGATGAGCTTTTGGCAACCGGACAAAGCCTGTTAAACGGCAAAGAACTTAAGATATTCCAGCAGGGGCTTGCGGTAAAAGTTAGAAGGGGAGTTGGGTAA
- a CDS encoding glycosyltransferase encodes MLLEILLAIVLLWDGYFFINYLLSLLKPYKTRRWAPFVSILIPAYNEGETIGESIKSALSQDYPDFEVIVIDDGSEDDTFEKATSLKDPRVRVFKKTHEGKARALNFGLSKAKGEIIVTTDADSILSPNALKSLVERFYSPEVVGVGGQVRVLGESFLEKAQDVEHLRIAMFRRAKELGDLSVAPGPLSAFRREALKQIGGFIESEVEDYATTKELKKLGKILYAPRARVYTRMPKTLPELWRQRKRWFLGDLKHLGGGLEKEIFFLLLGDFVALLDILVPVLLLLTGNFDLLLLFLSYEVLTLLIPTVVEGGSLLNALLFPVFLWFWALFYLFLHIYGYLRMLFGNLNGKI; translated from the coding sequence ATGCTGCTTGAGATACTCCTAGCTATAGTCCTTCTCTGGGATGGATATTTTTTCATCAATTATCTCCTTAGTCTCCTGAAGCCATACAAAACTCGAAGATGGGCTCCTTTTGTGAGCATCTTGATTCCTGCCTATAATGAGGGAGAGACCATTGGTGAGTCTATAAAATCAGCTCTCTCCCAAGATTATCCGGATTTTGAGGTTATTGTGATTGATGATGGTAGCGAGGATGATACGTTTGAGAAGGCTACCTCCCTGAAAGACCCGAGGGTGAGGGTTTTTAAGAAGACCCATGAGGGGAAAGCAAGAGCTCTTAACTTCGGACTCTCGAAAGCAAAGGGGGAGATAATAGTTACCACCGATGCGGACTCTATTTTATCCCCAAACGCTTTGAAATCTCTAGTGGAGAGGTTTTACTCTCCAGAGGTTGTCGGAGTAGGTGGTCAAGTGAGGGTTTTGGGAGAGTCTTTTTTGGAGAAGGCTCAGGACGTTGAACACCTTAGAATTGCCATGTTTAGACGGGCTAAGGAACTTGGAGACCTAAGTGTTGCCCCCGGTCCCCTCTCAGCCTTCAGAAGAGAAGCTTTAAAGCAGATTGGGGGATTTATAGAGAGTGAGGTTGAGGACTACGCGACAACAAAAGAGCTCAAGAAACTTGGGAAGATCCTCTATGCCCCAAGGGCAAGGGTCTACACGAGAATGCCAAAGACACTTCCAGAACTTTGGAGGCAGAGAAAGAGGTGGTTTTTGGGCGATTTGAAGCATTTAGGAGGAGGATTAGAAAAGGAGATCTTCTTCCTTCTTTTGGGTGACTTTGTTGCCCTTCTTGATATACTAGTTCCGGTTTTACTGCTCTTAACGGGAAACTTTGATTTGCTCTTGCTGTTCTTGAGTTATGAGGTGCTTACCCTTCTTATCCCTACGGTTGTTGAGGGAGGTTCTCTTCTAAATGCTCTTCTCTTTCCAGTATTTCTGTGGTTCTGGGCTCTCTTTTATCTTTTCCTCCACATCTATGGATATCTCCGGATGTTGTTTGGGAATTTAAATGGGAAAATTTGA
- the nurA gene encoding DNA double-strand break repair nuclease NurA, translating to MYRLISKYQADKILQMLKGELKEAEGALEGKVDWRPLPEKKESKVYAVDGSQGKARLSGTIIYTVASFAFGNGKSARLVYTNAMTYNHGISDQIIRLQMETLENKLGALVGNEEHMILMDGTLTGSLTRPPVYPESVKGITTLLDTLEKGKPEELIKDFMERLDEHYLDLEKRLAEERGLYSGVILADEVIDEYSEFYKAMEGGEVVNYDGALKRLRDALKAEIPRSEIIKIAEELDEYTERKTLTLEEARNTIHVVLGYLEYLYSLEKLLQRELIYIAKSFYNRKITSKLGIDLLDVPFIDAYLVKTHGEELPGYCVIYDPERAEEKKKIAHRLPRILRKYFPTVQRFIETGVPSAYIRTMKGGIIYLLQSNTSINDELIAKLLWHESNGYIRPLQRAHEGVKIEQKAFRAELEALMNYLKKKDKELRVFIKYGRSPLE from the coding sequence ATGTACCGCCTCATTTCCAAATATCAAGCGGATAAAATCCTCCAGATGCTCAAAGGAGAACTCAAAGAAGCTGAAGGGGCTCTAGAGGGCAAGGTGGATTGGAGACCTCTTCCCGAAAAAAAGGAGAGTAAAGTTTATGCTGTTGATGGAAGCCAGGGAAAGGCAAGGCTGAGTGGGACAATAATATATACAGTTGCATCTTTTGCCTTTGGAAACGGTAAGAGCGCTCGCCTGGTCTATACAAATGCCATGACATACAACCATGGAATCTCCGACCAGATAATAAGACTCCAAATGGAGACCCTAGAAAACAAGCTCGGAGCGTTGGTTGGGAATGAAGAACATATGATTTTGATGGACGGAACGCTCACAGGTTCATTAACAAGACCTCCCGTTTATCCCGAGAGCGTTAAGGGCATAACAACCCTTCTTGATACGTTAGAGAAAGGCAAACCAGAAGAGCTCATAAAGGACTTCATGGAGAGGCTCGATGAGCACTATCTCGACTTAGAAAAGCGCCTTGCTGAGGAAAGGGGGCTCTACAGTGGAGTTATACTCGCGGACGAGGTTATAGATGAATACTCAGAATTTTACAAAGCCATGGAAGGAGGAGAAGTTGTAAACTACGACGGTGCCCTAAAGAGGTTGAGGGATGCGCTAAAAGCCGAGATTCCCAGAAGTGAGATAATAAAAATTGCCGAAGAGCTGGATGAATATACAGAACGGAAGACATTAACCCTTGAAGAGGCAAGAAACACCATTCATGTTGTCCTAGGCTACCTGGAGTATCTCTACTCACTAGAGAAGCTCCTCCAAAGGGAGCTAATCTACATCGCAAAGAGCTTCTACAACAGGAAAATCACGTCAAAGCTGGGCATAGATCTCCTTGATGTGCCGTTTATCGATGCATATCTTGTCAAAACGCATGGCGAAGAACTTCCCGGTTACTGTGTAATATACGACCCGGAAAGGGCTGAAGAAAAAAAGAAAATAGCCCACCGTCTGCCGAGGATTTTGAGGAAATACTTCCCCACTGTCCAAAGGTTCATAGAAACGGGAGTTCCCTCAGCATATATAAGAACCATGAAAGGGGGCATCATCTATCTGCTCCAATCCAACACATCAATCAACGATGAGCTGATAGCAAAATTACTGTGGCACGAGAGCAACGGCTATATAAGACCGCTCCAGAGAGCCCATGAAGGGGTAAAAATTGAACAGAAAGCCTTCAGAGCTGAGCTTGAAGCCCTAATGAACTATTTGAAAAAGAAAGACAAAGAGCTGAGGGTTTTCATAAAATATGGAAGGTCTCCTCTCGAATGA